A window of Paenibacillus phoenicis genomic DNA:
CACCATCGGATCAACAGCCGCAACGCGTCCCCATCCTTCATCGCATCATGCAGCAAAAATCCCGCTGTCGTCAGCAGAACCACAGCTGTAGTAAAACGTCCCGAGCGCAGGAAGAGACGTTTCGATTCGCGCAGGATCAGCAGCAACGCAGCCATCGCCAGCGCCGCAGAGACCAGATAAGCTCCGGCGTATTGCACCAGCAGCTGAAGCCAATACGGCTTCAGCTGAAGCACAATCAAAACGGCGCCGCCCCCGATCAGCAGCACTCCCGCTCCGAGGCCCTGCTTGAAGCTTCGGCCGGACGGGGTATCCGCGAAAGGGGGTTGGCTCGTTTCGAGTTCTTTTTTCAGACGGGCATTGTGGGCATCCGTGGATTGAAGGACATCATAAATGCTAAAGAAATAAGCCGCGGGAATTAACAAGCCAAGCCATATGAGCAGCGGCACATTAATCGCCATGCGGACAGAAGAGAAATAAATCAATGCCGAAGCATCGATCAAGACAAAATACATGAAGCAAAGGCCGCGTAAATAACTGCGCAAATACAAATGCCCCAACCCTGGAAACAGGGCGGACAGCAGACCGGCAATCAGCTTGCGCTTGCGTCGCCGGGGCTGGTATCCTTTCGAGCGCCCTTGCATCGGCGGCTGTCCGATCGGCAGCATATCCGGCGTCATTTCCCCCACCTCTTTCTATCTCTGTTGGGCTTCATCCAACGCGAATCTCTCTTTTCCTTAATCATAACCGATACGAACTTATTCTGTAACGTGGAAGGAACTGGTCCCTCCATAACCTGCGGTATCCGTGCTTGATTAATCAAAAAGCACGCCCTCAAACCTTAGCCATCCGGTTTGAAAGCGTGCTTGAATCTCTTTACTGATTCAGTCGGTATATCATCAATTCTACGCCAGATGCAGATTGGACGGACCGCACCGGACGAAAGCCAAACTTGCGGTACAGCGCAACGGCAGGGGCGTTCTGCGGACTGGCCGTTACGGTAAACTCCTGCTTGTCCAGATGGTTGGTCAGGACATACTGCAACAGCTTGGCTCCAATTCCTTGACGCAAATGGTTTGGGTGAACCATTAATCGGGTGATCTCCATACTTCCGGGCATTTCATCGCGGACCGCGATTGCCCCTAGCAGCTCCCCGTCCTCCGACAGCTCACCGATAAACACATCCCTGCTCGTGCGGATGGAGTCAAACGTATCCGGCAGCGGCGGCATCTCCGTCAGACCAATAGCCTGAGCCTCCAGCCGGTAAGCCGAATGCTGCAAGCTCCAGAGCTGTTCCACAATATCGGTGTCACTTAGCGTGAGTCGCTTGATCACCAGCTGCCCCTAGCCCTTCAGTACTTCCACCAGAAGCTTGTTGACCAGCCCCGGGTTTGCTTTCCCTTTACTTTGCTTCATGACTTGGCCGACAAGGAAGCCAATGGCCTTCTCCTTGCCTGCTTTGTAGTCCTCCACGGAGGCCGGGTTGTTCGCAACGACCTCTTGAACGATCGCCATGATCGCTCCTTCGTCGCTGATTTGCACAAGCCCTTGCTCCTCAACGATCTGCTGCGGCAGCTTGCCGCTTTGCAGCATTTCCTTAAATACCGTTTTGGCGATCTTGGAGCTGATGGTGCCTTTCTCCAGCAGGCCGATCATCTCGCCGAGACCTTGTCCGGTCAGCTTCACGTCGGACAATTCCAGCGAGTTGCTGTTCAGGTAGCCGAGCAGATCGCCCATGATCCAGTTCGACACCGCTTTGGCGTCCTTCGTATACTCAAGGCTGCTTTCGAATAAGTCGGCCAGCGCTTTGGAGGACGTAATGACGCCGGCATCGTACTCCGGCAAGCCGTATTCCGAAGTGTAACGAGCCTTCCGGGCATCCGGCAATTCCGGAATCGACGCGCGGATCCGGTCCTTCCACTCCTGATCAATGTGAAGAGTAACCAGGTCAGGATCCGGGAAATAGCGATAGTCGTGGGCTTCTTCCTTGCCGCGCATCGAGAACGTTTTGCCTTGGGCCTCGTCCCAGCGGCGTGTCTCCTGCACAACCTCTCCGCCTTCGTCCAGAATCTCAGCCTGGCGAAGCTGTTCATACTCCAAACCGCGAACCACGCCGCGGAACGAGTTCATGTTCTTGAGCTCGGCGCGTGTGCCAAACTCCTTCTGACCCCACGGCCGCAAGCTGATGTTGGCGTCGCAGCGCATCGAGCCTTCCTCCATTTTCACGTCGGAAACCTCGCAGTACAGCATGATCGCCCGCAGCTTCTCCAGATACGCCCGCGCTTCCTCCGGCGAGGAAATGTCCGGCTCGGACACGATTTCCACGAGCGGCGTGCCCACGCGGTTGAAGTCCACCAGCGAAGCGTACCCGCCGTCCACGTGCGTCAGCTTGCCGGCGTCCTCCTCCAGATGCAGACGGGTAATGCCAATCCGTTTCGTCTTCCCGTCCACTTCGATATCGATGTATCCGTTCTTGCCAATTGGTTGATCGTATTGGGAAATCTGATACGCTTTAGGCGAATCAGGGTAGAAATAGTTTTTCCGGTCAAACTTGCAGACATCGCCGATTTCGCAATTCAGCGCCATCGCGGCTTTCATCGCGTAGTCGACGGCCTGGCGGTTCAGCACCGGCAATACGCCGGGATGCCCCAGGCACACCGGGCAGGTATGCGTATTAGGCGGGGCGCCGAACTCCGTGGAGCAGCCGCAGAAAATTTTCGATTTCGTATGCAGCTCCACGTGCACCTCCAACCCAATCACCGTTTCATATTTGGATGTTGACATGGCCTATCCTCCTGCAAAACTTTGTTATGGAACCTACAAGGCGGGACGTTGTTGGTGATGATCCGTATTCGCTTCAAAGGCGTGAGCCACGCGCAATACCGTACTTTCGTCGAACGGCTTGCCGATAATTTGCAGTCCAACCGGCAGACCTTCGGCAAATCCACACGGCACGCTGATGGCGGGAACCCCGGCCAAGCTCACCGGAATCGTCAAAATATCGTTTAAATACATCGTGAGCGGATCGTCAACCTGCGAGCCCAGCGGGAACGCAGTAGTTGGAGCCGTTGGTCCAAGGATCACGTCATATTTGTCAAAGGTCTGATCGAAATCTTGTTTGATCAGCGTTCTGACCTTTTGAGCCTTCAAATAGTAGGCGTCATAATACCCCGAGCTCAGCGCATAAGTCCCCAGCATAATCCGGCGCTTCACTTCCGGTCCGAAGCCTTGGCTGCGCGAATCGTAGTACAAGTCCAGCAGGTTACCGGCATTGTCGGCACGGACGCCGTAACGAACGCCGTCGAAACGCGACAGGTTAGACGAGGCCTCCGAGGACGCCAGCAAATAGTAAGCGGCCACCGCGTATTCCGTATGCGGCAGCGATACTTCTTCCCATACAGCGCCAAGGCCTTCAAGCACGCGCAACGCATCCATAATCGCAGTCTTAACCTGCGGGTCAACGCCATCCAAATATTCCTTTGGCACGGCGATGCGCAGCCCGGTAATGTCACCGGTGAGGGCGCTCAAATAATCCGGTACCTCCACATCCGCCGAGGTGGAATCCTTCGGATCGTGACCGGCGATCGCCTGCAGAACGTAGGCGGCGTCTTCGACGTTTTTGGTAATCGGCCCGATCTGGTCGAGCGAAGAGGCAAACGCCACGAGGCCGTAGCGCGATACCCGGCCGTAGGTCGGCTTCAGTCCAACGACACCGCAATACGATGCGGGTTGGCGAATGGAACCGCCGGTATCGGAACCCAGCGTAAAGAAAGCCTCACCTGCAGCGACCGCTGCAGCCGAACCCCCACTGGAACCGCCCGGTACACGGCTTAAATCCCACGGGTTGCGCACGGGATGGAAGCTGGAATTCTCGTTGGAGCCGCCCATCGCGAACTCGTCCATATTCAGCTTGCCGATCGTGACCGCTTCCGCTTCCTTCAGCTTCGTGACCACGGTAGCGTCGTAAATCGGATCGTAATTTTTCAAAAATTGGCTGCCGCACGTCGTCAGCAACCCCTCGGTCACCATGTTATCCTTGATGCCCACAGGGAGTCCAAACAGCAAACCGCAGGCTTCCCCCTGTGCCAACTTGGCATCCAGACGGGCTGCCTCCGCACGGGCTCCCTCCTCGTTCAACGTCAAGTAGGCGCCGATCTTCCCGTCGTATTCGCGGATTCTGGCGAAGGCTTCGCTAACCAATTCGGCAACAGACAACTCCTTGTTGTGAAGCCGATTATGTATCTCCTGTAAACGCAAATCAAAAAGCGCCAATCTAAGCTTCCTCCTTTTATTTACTCAAGTTCGTTCTAGTCGATTGGTTCATTTAGGCGGATAACCTATTCCAGTACGGCCGGAACCTTAAACTGACCGTCTTCCTCCTCCGGTGCGTTGCGGAATACCTTCTCCGGCGGCAGGCTTTCCTTCACTTCGTCCTCCCGCATGACGTTGCTGAGATGCAGCACATGCGTGGTCGGCGCGATATCGTCTGTATTCAGTTCGTTTAACTTCTCCGCGTATTGTAAAATCGCATTTAATTGTTCCGTAAACATGTCCCGCTCTTCGTCGGTCAAGTGCAAACGGGCCAGTCTCGCCACGTGTTCAACGTCCTTCGTCTGGATACTCATGCTTAGATGCCTCCCTTTAGTCATGCGTTCCCGCACTATTCGTACATTCTACCATGCTTGTACAATTGAATAAAATTATATTGTAGATTCCGGTTCAATTCAATCCGTTAAAGCGGAAAGGAGCTATAAGGAGGCGGATCCCTCCCCGGCAAAAAGAAAAAGAGCCGGCCTGTAGCCGACTCCCTTCTTATATCCATGCCCGCAGGTTCACTTGTTTAATGAACTCTGCTTGGGACATTACTTCCTTTGTTGGTTCCTGCTGCCCGTCTGCATCGCTGTCTTCGCCGTTCATGATTTGCCGAAACAGCTTCTCATTATGCGTAGCCAGCGCGTAATCGATCAAAGCTTCCTGTGTCGCGCGTTCCGCTGCTTGCTCGATCAGCCGACTTTCGGATTCTATATCGCTCTTAGGAACGAAATAATTCCGCCCCGTCTTCGGAGACCGGATGACGTAGTCAAAAGCATTGTCCGGATTGCGGTCGTAAGCAATAACGTAGCCATATTCCCCAACAGGAAGATTCTGCTCAAAAGCATCACCGACGATAACAATTTTCTCTCCCAAATGAAGCATCGTCTACCTCCCTGATTTATTTGGATGCTAATCATCAACTTGTATTGCTTTATATAATCCTACTAAAAGAGACGGAGATTGGTCAAGTTCTACCCCGGAATCCCGGATATGAATAGCTTATGCAGATTCGCTTCATGAAGTACATCTCGTTCCCGCCGACATTGGTTCAAGCCCAAAAAAGCATAAAAAAGAACGCAAACCGGGATCATTTCCGCAGCTTGCGTGCTTCGCAAAAGTTACAATGTTTTAATAAGTATATCCTATCAAAGGGTTGCACTTTTGTCCACTATTTTTGTACTATTTCGTCGATTTTTTTTGCACAAACGCCATGATTAGGGTTTCATCGACTCTCTAAGAGACGTACGGATTGTTCTGCCGTTCGTAGCCGATGGTCGTTTGGGGACCATGCCCGGGATAAACTCTAACCTCATCCTTCAGCTGGAACAGCTTCCCGCGAATCGAGTTAAACAGGTCCGCTTCACGGCCTCCCGGTAAATCCGTGCGCCCTACGCCAAGACGGAACAGCACATCCCCTGAAAAAAGATCATCCCCGCACAGGAAGCTCACGCTGCCTGGGGAATGCCCCGGCGTATGAAATACGGTGAACTCATGCCCGATCAGGTGAAGCTTCTGCCCTTCAGCCAGATCGAATTCCGCCGGATCTGTGGAGATGGGCGGTCCGACCTCCGGCCACATCAGGGAACCGTTCAGCTTTGGCGTCGTCAGCCAATCGCTTTCCAGCGGGTGCACATAGACCGGACAATTCTTAGCCTTCCGAATCTGGTCCAAACCGCCGATATGGTCAAAATGAGCATGAGTGAGCAAAATCGCCTCAATCTCCAACCCTTCGATTCTGCGCAACAGCGGCCCCGGGTTCGAGCCAGGATCGATAATGATCGCCCGGTTCTCGTCTTCTCCCCGTAACAAATACGCGTTCGTTTGCAGGGGGCCTAAAGTAAAACTTTCGATTTTCAGCATGGTGTATCTCTCGGAATAAGCGTTGCCGCCAAGCTCGCGGGCCGCTTCGCTTACTCCGCCTCCTCTCTTTATGTTCATCGCCAGGTCACTAAGCCCGTCCGTTTGGTTTAATGGCTACTTACAGCTCCTATCGGCTTAGGCACCGCCTTTTCTCCGGTTGCTGAACGATTTGACAACCAAGTACACGATTAACAGCGCCAAAGCAGCCAGCAAAATCGGCATGACGTATGGACCCGCTTTCTCGTCTACATGCTGCCACTGTTCACCCAGCAGCATACCCAAATAAACGAACAGCACCGACCACGGTATTACCGCCAACGTCGTCAGCAGCAGGAACTTGCCCACCGGCATTTTCGCGATCCCTGCAGGAACGGAAATGGCATGCCGGGCCACCGGGATAAACCGCGCCGTAAAGATGACCCCGGGACCGTATTTCTGAAACCAGGCTTCGGAGGCGTCGATATGCTTCTTCTGAATCAGAATATACTTCCCATACTTCTCCAAAATCGGCCTGCCGCCGTATCGCCCAATCCAGTAAATAAACAACTGGGCAATGACACCGCCTACTGTACCAAAGAAGACGGCACCGATGAAATTAATATGTCCGAGATACACGAGATAACCGCCGTAGGCCAGCACGATTTCGCTGGGGATAATCTCGATCATGAGTCCCAGCATAATCCCCATATACCCCAATTGTTGCACCCAATCCAATAATACGCCCACTAAATTCGATATCCAATCCACAGCTTCGTCCTCTTTCCCGTTAGCTTCTGTCCTGAAGACAGCAAAAATCTGCCTCTAATCTCAGTCTATTCTATCATAGCCATGGACATGCGTTCTACTTCAGTTAGCAGCACCGGTGACTTCGGGAAATCCGCCCGCATATGCTGGAGCAAAAGGAGGCGACTTCAGCCATGGCAAACTTCCCGGCGAAACATCAAACTTCCCTCCCGAATCCCCGCAAAATCCGCCGCAGCTGCAGCAAAGAACTGTACCGGACGATTAAGCGGCTTGGCGTTTATATTCCGGAGGACCGAGTCAAGGAAGGCGAAGCATTATATTACAAAAAGGTGATTGGCAATCTGCTGTGGATCGGCGAAAACATCAACAACCGCAAGCTGCTGGCGGATTGGTGGGATGAAGCCGTCAGCGCCGAGCTGGCTGAGCTGTGGGAGGTTGATCGCGAAGCGTTGTCCTCTGCTTTTCGCGCGGCGTTTGGGGGATAGAGGTGGCATCGCCTGTATAAAGGTGAGCCTGCTGCTGCAGCTCCCGCCCCAGCGTTATGGCTTCTTCCGTCAACCGAAAGTCCCGGTCGTTACGCAACGCCGGGTTGGCGGCGACGCTCCCTGCCAAACGCAGGAAGCGCGCGTATAAGTCGGCCCCGGCCGACGCCACCGCTTCGGCCTGTTGCAGTTGGCCGCTCGCCCGCAAGCGCTGCGCCAGCTCCCATAGCTCGCGCAGCGCCGCCGTCTGCTTAACCCGGTCGTACCGGTTCAGCTCGATGCCCTGCCGCAGCGCCTGGGCAGCGGCGGGATGTTCGGCTTGGGCCAGCGCCCGACCCAATGCCAGCCATAGCTCGGCGCGCTCCGGCTCGTAACGGAGGCCCGCCCGCAGGAGCGAGGCGGCCTCCTGCGGCGCGGAGCGTTCCGCGAGCGCTAACCGTACCGCCGTGCGGTACGGGGCAAGGGCCAGCGAGCGCCGAAGCAGCTCCGCCGCCTCCCGGTTCGCCTCAGGCGGCCGGGCTAGGGCTTGGCGGTGCAGCCGCTGGCTCTCCGCTTCGCGGAGCCCGGACACGCTAAGCAAGAGCAGTGCAGCGGCGATGAGGCCGCTGCACACCATGCGCAGCGGGCGTGGCGAGAGCAAGCGGCGGGCGCGGCGGTACGCGCCGCGGACAAGCCCGGGGTGGAGCAACGCTGGGAGACGAAGGCGGCGGGCTGGGCCCGCTTCAGCGATTCCAATGGCCGCCGCCCACAGCAGCAACATCCAGACGAGACCGTAGCTGAAGTCAAAGTCGATGGCGCTATGCAGCAGCAGCGCCAGGTAAGGCGGCAACAGCGCGCTGCGCGCCCGCAGCAGGGGGATGGCCATCACCCCAAGCCACAGCAAAGCGCAGGCGAGGCCAAGCAAGCCCAGGTCCAGCGCCAGGTCCAGGTAGCCGCTGTGCACCTCGCTGCCGACGTACGGCAGGTTCTGCACACGGCGGAACGCATGGCGCCAGACATCTCCGCCTTGGCCGAGCCATGGCGACCGCCGAAGCAGCTCGGCGGCGTCGGCGTACATCGCCGCGCGGGCGGACGCCGTTTCCGGACGGAGTCCCCGTCCGAGGAAGCCGGCGGACGCCGGCAGCGCGGCCAGCGGCGCCGCGAGCAGCAGCGCCAACGCCGCTGCGCCGCAGGCGCAGGCGCGGCGCGGGGGGCGCAGCGCGGCGCGGGGGCGCGGGGCGCCGGCAGCGCCCAGGCGCGGCAATGCGCCGGCGACGCGCCCGGACGCGAGCAGCGCCGCGGCCAGCCCCGCGGCGAGCGCGAGCGCGCCGGGCCCCCGCGCCGGCGCAAGCTGCGCGGACGCGAGCCCGCGCGCCAGCACGGCGGCCGCGCCCGCGAAGACGGCGCTGTGCCAGGCGTAGCGCCGGCGCCGGGTCCCGCGCAGCAGCGCGAGGCCCGCGGCCCAGCCGGCCAGCGCGGCGGCAAGCGCGCCGCGCGACTCGCTCAGCAGCAGGCCGAGGGCAAACAGCAGGGCGAGTGCCCCCGCCCGCTGCCCGCGCCAGCTGCTTGCGCGCGTGAAAGCGGCCCGCTCCATCCTCGCGAGCCGCATCAGCCGCTCCAGGAGGAACGCCGCCATCACCGCACCGAAGGCGTTGGGGTACTGGAGCAGCCCGCCCAGCCGGGCACCGGTCGCCGAAACGGCCGGATCCGCGGTGCGCAGGATCGCGCCTGGCAGCGGCAGCAGGCCGTATACCACGGCCAGCGCCGTCACGGCAAGTAGCCCGCCGAGCAGCATCCATCCGGCCTCCAGCGAGCGGCGGGCGCTCAGGGGCTTAGCCGTGGCTAACACTGCCAGCGCCGCAGCAAATACGCCCAAGAACGCCCACAGCCGCAGGGCCTCCACCGTCGATTGAACCGACAACGGCCCCGCGGCCAGCCGCCAACCGTATCCCGCTGCTATGACAAAGGGACCTGCGGCCAGCAGCAAGGCACACCGAACGCTTGGCTCTGCCCATAACCCCGCCCGAGGCGCAGCGCCTCCAAGCTCATACGGTCCAAGCTCATGTGACCCAAAACCTGTCTTCACGCTCCGCCCGAAACCAGACAAGATGGCCCATCCTCCTGCAGCCACCGCACCAGCAATGAGCCAGACGGACACCAGCAGCAGCGCACCCGGCCGCCCCGTCCAATACAGACCTTGATTCAAACAAACCCATACGCCGCTCAGCCAAACCGCCGCAGTAACTCCCCAAACATGCCAATGCCGCACACCCTCCACCTCCTCATCCTTATCCTTGTTCGTTCAGCCTAACTTCTACCTCTCGTTGCATTCTCCACGTTCTACCTCTTTTTAAGTAATCTTCTACTTCTTCGCCTCTTCGCTTCTTTATTTCTTCACTTCTCCACTTCCTCAATTACTCAATTTCTCATTTCCTCAATATCTAACTCTCTCAATTTCTAACTTTCTCAATTTCTAACTTTCTCTACTTCTTCTACCTCTCCAATCTCCCAACCTCTCCCGCCTCTCCCCCCTTCTGCCGTCCCTTTACCTCATCCGTTGCCATTTCAGCCCTGCTAAGTCGACCTCGAACTTTCGACCAATTCGCTTTACTCCATTCATTGGCAAGTTCATTGCAGGGTATTCTCCTGGGGGCGGAGTCGCCTGTATAAATAAATGTAAAAGTGCAGTTATTTTCCGGCTTTAGCGGGGATTTTTTTAAAATAACTGCAAAAGAAGTCAATTTCATAATTCAATTTATTAGCTACTGCAGGTAACCAATTTCGAGGTGTACATTTTCAAAAAAAGTTACGCGGCTTGTTTGGTCAAACGGATGTTCATGTTCAAATAATCCAGCGCATATTTAGACACATTGTACGCTAGGTAACTTAGTTCGAGATCGACGAACGCACGTTTTTTGAGCCTTCGTGTAGTGCCCATGCCAAAGTATAACTTCAGATATGCAAAGACGCGTTCAATAGCGGTCCGCTGCTTAAACAATTCGGCAAACTTCTCGCTTCCCCGGCCAGGTGCTGTGTATTTGCGGACGTCGGTTTCTATCCGGATTTTATACACCTTCTGGCAACCTGTAGCTTGCAGCGGACATTCCTTGCATTCTTTCGGACGGGTAAATTTCACGTTGCCCCCCTTGGGGTCGTAGCTGTCATAACGGTACGGATGGCCTTGTTCACACAGCGGACGATAATATTTGTCTTCCTTCAAAGGCAGTTTGGTGCGGTGAATTAACGGGATAATCGGAAAAGCACCTAACTTGCGGATTTGTCGGTATACCGCTTCGCCGTCATAGCCCTTATCAGCCAAAACGTGCTTAACCTGCAGATCCGGAAATCGCTCCTGAAGTCGCTTCAGCAGCATAATGGCCGGTCTCTGGTCACTGACATGAGCGGAGCAGGTCTCGCCGGCAACAATATATTGGCTTGCCGTGTCGACGAGCAGATTCGCCTTGTACCCGTACCAGAATTTCACGCGGTGGGTGCCTCGCGGATCGCCTTTTGCGCCAGTGCTTGGGTATTGCGGCATATCGCGGGCGAGTTCTTCGTAACTGGCTGGCAACATGTCGGCTACTCCCCGTTCGAAGAAACCAAGCGACGCTTCGTAAGCATCCATTTGCTTCCGCCACTCGTCCCATTCCGCTTTCGGGATTCTCCCGCGTTTGGAACGTTTGGGCTTCTCCGGCTTGGCTTCCTGGGACGGCGTGCATGTGTCCGCGGAGAACAAGGCAGGGTCTTCGTCAACGAGAGGGCTGGAAGAAGTCGTCGTCTTCCCTTCATCCAGCTTCGAATTTCGGTCGAAGGCCTCAATGTGGG
This region includes:
- a CDS encoding dehydrogenase — protein: MANFPAKHQTSLPNPRKIRRSCSKELYRTIKRLGVYIPEDRVKEGEALYYKKVIGNLLWIGENINNRKLLADWWDEAVSAELAELWEVDREALSSAFRAAFGG
- a CDS encoding DedA family protein — its product is MDWISNLVGVLLDWVQQLGYMGIMLGLMIEIIPSEIVLAYGGYLVYLGHINFIGAVFFGTVGGVIAQLFIYWIGRYGGRPILEKYGKYILIQKKHIDASEAWFQKYGPGVIFTARFIPVARHAISVPAGIAKMPVGKFLLLTTLAVIPWSVLFVYLGMLLGEQWQHVDEKAGPYVMPILLAALALLIVYLVVKSFSNRRKGGA
- the gatA gene encoding Asp-tRNA(Asn)/Glu-tRNA(Gln) amidotransferase subunit GatA — its product is MALFDLRLQEIHNRLHNKELSVAELVSEAFARIREYDGKIGAYLTLNEEGARAEAARLDAKLAQGEACGLLFGLPVGIKDNMVTEGLLTTCGSQFLKNYDPIYDATVVTKLKEAEAVTIGKLNMDEFAMGGSNENSSFHPVRNPWDLSRVPGGSSGGSAAAVAAGEAFFTLGSDTGGSIRQPASYCGVVGLKPTYGRVSRYGLVAFASSLDQIGPITKNVEDAAYVLQAIAGHDPKDSTSADVEVPDYLSALTGDITGLRIAVPKEYLDGVDPQVKTAIMDALRVLEGLGAVWEEVSLPHTEYAVAAYYLLASSEASSNLSRFDGVRYGVRADNAGNLLDLYYDSRSQGFGPEVKRRIMLGTYALSSGYYDAYYLKAQKVRTLIKQDFDQTFDKYDVILGPTAPTTAFPLGSQVDDPLTMYLNDILTIPVSLAGVPAISVPCGFAEGLPVGLQIIGKPFDESTVLRVAHAFEANTDHHQQRPAL
- a CDS encoding transposase; the encoded protein is MYGIQQAELFSFEELMGMADEAKYSAILEHVPMGIILHAVSKKSTRGRSESLNTRAMMYSLIIGKLEHIRYTKDLIKRLRTSSEFRRLCRFTDSDRVPSEAAYSRLVARLAQSGVLRHVLDTVVDQAIAAGFLSGEVLAIDSSHIEAFDRNSKLDEGKTTTSSSPLVDEDPALFSADTCTPSQEAKPEKPKRSKRGRIPKAEWDEWRKQMDAYEASLGFFERGVADMLPASYEELARDMPQYPSTGAKGDPRGTHRVKFWYGYKANLLVDTASQYIVAGETCSAHVSDQRPAIMLLKRLQERFPDLQVKHVLADKGYDGEAVYRQIRKLGAFPIIPLIHRTKLPLKEDKYYRPLCEQGHPYRYDSYDPKGGNVKFTRPKECKECPLQATGCQKVYKIRIETDVRKYTAPGRGSEKFAELFKQRTAIERVFAYLKLYFGMGTTRRLKKRAFVDLELSYLAYNVSKYALDYLNMNIRLTKQAA
- a CDS encoding O-antigen ligase family protein; this encodes MLLGGLLAVTALAVVYGLLPLPGAILRTADPAVSATGARLGGLLQYPNAFGAVMAAFLLERLMRLARMERAAFTRASSWRGQRAGALALLFALGLLLSESRGALAAALAGWAAGLALLRGTRRRRYAWHSAVFAGAAAVLARGLASAQLAPARGPGALALAAGLAAALLASGRVAGALPRLGAAGAPRPRAALRPPRRACACGAAALALLLAAPLAALPASAGFLGRGLRPETASARAAMYADAAELLRRSPWLGQGGDVWRHAFRRVQNLPYVGSEVHSGYLDLALDLGLLGLACALLWLGVMAIPLLRARSALLPPYLALLLHSAIDFDFSYGLVWMLLLWAAAIGIAEAGPARRLRLPALLHPGLVRGAYRRARRLLSPRPLRMVCSGLIAAALLLLSVSGLREAESQRLHRQALARPPEANREAAELLRRSLALAPYRTAVRLALAERSAPQEAASLLRAGLRYEPERAELWLALGRALAQAEHPAAAQALRQGIELNRYDRVKQTAALRELWELAQRLRASGQLQQAEAVASAGADLYARFLRLAGSVAANPALRNDRDFRLTEEAITLGRELQQQAHLYTGDATSIPQTPREKQRTTLRDQPPTAQPARR
- the gatB gene encoding Asp-tRNA(Asn)/Glu-tRNA(Gln) amidotransferase subunit GatB yields the protein MSTSKYETVIGLEVHVELHTKSKIFCGCSTEFGAPPNTHTCPVCLGHPGVLPVLNRQAVDYAMKAAMALNCEIGDVCKFDRKNYFYPDSPKAYQISQYDQPIGKNGYIDIEVDGKTKRIGITRLHLEEDAGKLTHVDGGYASLVDFNRVGTPLVEIVSEPDISSPEEARAYLEKLRAIMLYCEVSDVKMEEGSMRCDANISLRPWGQKEFGTRAELKNMNSFRGVVRGLEYEQLRQAEILDEGGEVVQETRRWDEAQGKTFSMRGKEEAHDYRYFPDPDLVTLHIDQEWKDRIRASIPELPDARKARYTSEYGLPEYDAGVITSSKALADLFESSLEYTKDAKAVSNWIMGDLLGYLNSNSLELSDVKLTGQGLGEMIGLLEKGTISSKIAKTVFKEMLQSGKLPQQIVEEQGLVQISDEGAIMAIVQEVVANNPASVEDYKAGKEKAIGFLVGQVMKQSKGKANPGLVNKLLVEVLKG
- the gatC gene encoding Asp-tRNA(Asn)/Glu-tRNA(Gln) amidotransferase subunit GatC; this encodes MSIQTKDVEHVARLARLHLTDEERDMFTEQLNAILQYAEKLNELNTDDIAPTTHVLHLSNVMREDEVKESLPPEKVFRNAPEEEDGQFKVPAVLE
- a CDS encoding MBL fold metallo-hydrolase, with the translated sequence MLKIESFTLGPLQTNAYLLRGEDENRAIIIDPGSNPGPLLRRIEGLEIEAILLTHAHFDHIGGLDQIRKAKNCPVYVHPLESDWLTTPKLNGSLMWPEVGPPISTDPAEFDLAEGQKLHLIGHEFTVFHTPGHSPGSVSFLCGDDLFSGDVLFRLGVGRTDLPGGREADLFNSIRGKLFQLKDEVRVYPGHGPQTTIGYERQNNPYVS
- a CDS encoding GNAT family N-acetyltransferase gives rise to the protein MIKRLTLSDTDIVEQLWSLQHSAYRLEAQAIGLTEMPPLPDTFDSIRTSRDVFIGELSEDGELLGAIAVRDEMPGSMEITRLMVHPNHLRQGIGAKLLQYVLTNHLDKQEFTVTASPQNAPAVALYRKFGFRPVRSVQSASGVELMIYRLNQ